Proteins encoded in a region of the Hippocampus zosterae strain Florida chromosome 11, ASM2543408v3, whole genome shotgun sequence genome:
- the cxcl12a gene encoding chemokine (C-X-C motif) ligand 12a (stromal cell-derived factor 1) has translation MDVKLLAVVAALTLVAHVPLSQAKPISLMERCYCRSTVNSLPRGYIRELRFIHTPNCPFQVIAKLKTNKEVCVNPEIRWLQQYLKNAIKSMKKSKQGN, from the exons ATGGACGTGAAGTTACTCGCAGTCGTGGCTGCACTCACACTGGTGGCACATGTGCCCCTTTCGCAAG CCAAGCCCATCAGTCTAATGGAGAGATGCTACTGTCGTTCAACAGTCAACAGCCTCCCTCGGGGATACATACGAGAGCTGCGCTTCATACATACGCCCAACTGCCCCTTCCAAGTCAT TGCCaagctgaaaacaaacaaggagGTGTGTGTGAACCCTGAAATCCGATGGCTGCAGCAATACCTGAAGAATGCCATTAAGAG CATGAAAAAGTCCAAACAAGGTAACTAA